In Equus przewalskii isolate Varuska chromosome 6, EquPr2, whole genome shotgun sequence, one DNA window encodes the following:
- the LOC103540369 gene encoding zinc finger protein 564-like: protein MRETFRNLASVGKKWEDRDIEDSDENRRRKLKSYTVERVCESEEGSQCGENFSLIPKLNLNKKTLTGVKPCECSVCGKIFMSHSSLSRHIRCHTGYKPYEYQKYGEKPYKCKECGKAFSYFQYFKKHERNHNREKTYKCRECRKVFMWLTTLRRHMITAHTGDAPYTCKECGKAFICSSSLRIHERIHTGEKPYQCKQCGKAYRYHQTFQMHERTHTGEKPYECKKCGKAFNYPSSLRNHERTHNREKPYECGKACTALSNLQVHVITHTGDGPYKCKECGKTFISPSSFQLHERSHTGEKPYECKRCGKTFRYYPSFQKHERSHTGEKPYECKECGKAFICHRNFRRHMRMHTGETPYKCEKCGKAFNHRSYFRRHERTHWIKPLEYKQGRKDFS, encoded by the exons ATGCGAGAAACCTTCAGGAACCTGGCCTCAGTAG gaaaaaaatgggaagatcGTGACATTGAAGATTCAGATGAAAATCGGAGGAGAAAACTAAA AAGTTATACAGTAGAGAGAGTCTGTGAAAGTGAAGAGGGTAGTCAATGTGGAGAAAATTTCAGCCTTATTCCAAAGCTCAATCTGAACAAGAAAACTCTTACTGGAGTAAAACCATGTGAATGCAGTGTGTGTGGAAAAATCTTCATGAGTCATTCATCCCTTAGTAGGCACATTAGATGTCATACTGGTTACAAACCATATGAGTATCAAAAATAtggagagaaaccatataaatgtaaggaatgtgggaaagccttcagttatttccaatattttaaaaagcatgaaagaAATCACAATAGAGAGAAAACCTATAAATGTAGGGAATGTAGGAAAGTCTTTATGTGGCTCACGACTCTTCGAAGACACATGATAACAGCACACACTGGAGATGCTCCCTATAcctgtaaggaatgtgggaaagccttcatttGTTCAAGTTCACTTAGaatacatgaaagaattcatactggagagaaaccctatcaATGTAAACAATGTGGAAAAGCCTATAGATATCACCAAACTTTTCAAATGCATGAAAGgactcacacaggagagaaaccctatgaatgtaaaaaatgtggTAAAGCCTTCAATTATCCCAGTTCTCTTCGAAACCATGAAAGAACTCACAATCGGGAGAAACCTTATGAGTGTGGGAAAGCCTGTACTGCTCTCTCAAACCTTCAAGTACACGTGATCACTCACACTGGAGACggaccttataaatgtaaggaatgtgggaaaactTTCATTTCTCCCAGTTCATTTCAATTACATGAAAGGagtcacacaggagagaaaccctatgaatgtaagcgATGTGGTAAAACCTTTAGATATTACCCTTCCTTCCAAAAACATGAAAGAagtcatactggagagaaaccctatgaatgtaaggaatgtgggaaagcctttatttgtCACAGAAACTTTCGAAGACACATGAGAATGCATACTGGAgagacaccatataaatgtgaaaaatgtgggaaagccttcaatCATCGCAGTTACTTCCGAAGGCATGAAAGGACTCACTGGATAAAACCTCTTGAATATAAGCAGGGTAGGAAAGACTTCAGTTAA